From Lysinibacillus sp. SGAir0095, the proteins below share one genomic window:
- a CDS encoding methylmalonyl-CoA mutase family protein: MSIQMKDIQFPSASYEEWKEQAIKALKGKPFETLFTKTVEGVTLEPLYTQEMLVDKLGEQLEKQISTIRSLKATKGFKVAQQIYGKTSSEFFKLLQDSIEKGNDCLTIDSRVSFAWNEENLTQLAKFLTENSFKIYVENENDPISEVLNKLEEPTGNGFIIAKEPITQRASHKLRTVSGNTVPFHNDGANAIQELALSLALASKYAEQEGDFESFTNKFFVNFAIDTQFFSEIAKLRAFKVLWKAFTKAYGVEEAASIPVLAEVSLRSYTKADEYVNLLRAGNEALAALIGGAEYFTVHPHDCLTNPTEKSIRIARNVSLVLKEESYVENVLDASGGSYFIESLTAEFVKKAWGLFLSIEKAGGIDAYIQSGKLQADLNDAYESRLNAVKTRKHSLIGTNIYANPSDEVSTVTNALFAHIKRLAIPFENLRSNYKLLQPSIAILTFGALKDFKPRADFVEGFLATAGIVPEKSGEILNLEAAKKWLENSNYDYVVIAAKDEDAKLLVPALLDTIPEGLLLDVAGKYKEEQEEWQAKGLNGFIFAGQNIVEKLTEVLESLKGVQQ; this comes from the coding sequence ATGTCAATTCAAATGAAAGATATTCAATTTCCATCAGCTAGTTATGAAGAGTGGAAAGAACAGGCAATAAAAGCACTAAAGGGGAAGCCGTTCGAAACATTATTCACTAAAACTGTAGAAGGTGTAACACTAGAACCTCTTTATACACAAGAAATGCTAGTGGACAAATTAGGCGAGCAATTAGAAAAGCAAATTTCCACTATTCGCTCATTGAAGGCAACAAAGGGGTTTAAAGTTGCACAACAAATTTATGGGAAAACCTCCTCAGAGTTTTTTAAATTACTACAAGATAGTATTGAAAAAGGAAACGACTGTTTAACCATTGATAGCCGTGTTTCTTTTGCCTGGAATGAAGAAAACTTAACACAATTAGCGAAATTTTTAACTGAAAATTCATTTAAAATATATGTAGAAAATGAGAATGATCCAATTTCAGAAGTTTTAAATAAATTAGAAGAACCGACTGGTAATGGCTTTATTATTGCTAAGGAACCAATTACACAACGTGCATCTCATAAATTAAGAACGGTCTCTGGAAATACCGTACCGTTTCATAATGATGGGGCAAATGCTATTCAAGAATTGGCTTTATCCCTTGCGTTAGCCTCCAAATATGCGGAGCAAGAAGGGGATTTTGAAAGCTTCACGAACAAATTTTTTGTCAACTTTGCCATTGATACACAGTTCTTCTCGGAGATTGCAAAATTGCGTGCATTTAAGGTACTTTGGAAAGCGTTTACAAAAGCGTATGGAGTTGAGGAGGCAGCAAGTATTCCTGTGCTGGCAGAAGTTTCTTTACGTAGTTATACAAAAGCAGATGAATATGTAAACCTATTACGTGCGGGAAATGAAGCGTTAGCAGCATTAATTGGCGGTGCAGAATACTTTACAGTACATCCTCATGATTGCTTAACGAATCCAACTGAAAAATCGATTCGTATTGCAAGAAATGTTTCACTTGTGTTGAAAGAAGAGTCCTATGTTGAAAATGTTCTGGATGCATCAGGTGGATCTTACTTTATCGAATCACTGACAGCTGAATTTGTAAAAAAAGCATGGGGGCTATTCTTATCTATCGAGAAGGCTGGTGGGATTGATGCATATATCCAATCGGGTAAATTACAAGCCGATTTAAATGATGCATATGAAAGTAGACTTAATGCGGTTAAAACACGAAAACACTCTCTTATTGGGACGAACATTTATGCAAATCCCTCTGATGAAGTATCTACAGTAACAAATGCTTTATTTGCTCATATAAAGCGTTTAGCTATTCCTTTTGAAAACTTAAGGTCGAACTATAAATTGCTTCAACCGAGCATTGCCATTTTAACATTTGGCGCATTAAAAGACTTCAAACCACGTGCTGATTTTGTAGAAGGGTTTTTGGCTACTGCTGGGATTGTTCCCGAGAAGTCTGGCGAAATTCTAAACCTGGAAGCAGCTAAAAAATGGCTGGAAAATAGCAATTATGACTATGTAGTAATCGCTGCAAAAGATGAGGATGCAAAATTACTAGTCCCTGCACTTCTGGATACTATACCTGAAGGCTTACTATTGGATGTAGCAGGCAAATATAAAGAAGAACAAGAAGAATGGCAAGCAAAAGGTTTAAACGGCTTTATATTTGCGGGTCAAAATATTGTTGAAAAGCTGACAGAGGTACTTGAAAGCTTGAAGGGGGTACAACAATGA
- a CDS encoding dihydrolipoamide acetyltransferase family protein, with product MSIENILMPQLGESVTEGTIEKWLVKPGDKVNIYDPIAEVVTDKVNAEIPSSFTGTIKELIANEGEALQVGTIICSVEVTNGSTEQATAQPEESNVSSAILNANIPKQKEENEIKETASDSSNKKRYSPAVLRLAQEHNIDLELVEGTGLECRITRKDLQKLIENGQMPQKDTSVVETVPQVEEVKTEAKVRDVSVQSAVGAGDIEIPVSSIRRAIAKNMVRSSQEVPHAWMMMEVDVTDLVSYRDSIKNEFKAKEGFNITYFAFFIKAVARALKEFPMMNSVWADDKIIQKKDIHISIAVATEDALFVPVIKHADEKSIKGIAKEIHELSTIVRNGKLRSEHIQGGTFTVNNTGSFGSVQSMGIINHPQAAIIQVESIVKRPVIMEGGMFAARDMVNLCLSLDHRILDGLICGKFLNRVKEILENVNKDSMSVY from the coding sequence ATGTCTATTGAAAATATTTTAATGCCACAGCTGGGAGAAAGTGTAACCGAGGGGACAATCGAAAAGTGGTTAGTTAAACCTGGTGACAAAGTCAACATATATGATCCAATAGCAGAAGTGGTAACTGACAAAGTAAATGCGGAAATTCCTTCTTCCTTTACAGGGACAATTAAAGAGCTAATTGCAAATGAAGGTGAGGCACTACAGGTTGGTACAATCATTTGTTCTGTTGAAGTAACTAATGGTTCAACTGAGCAAGCAACTGCCCAGCCTGAGGAGTCTAACGTTAGCTCAGCTATTTTAAACGCAAATATACCTAAACAAAAAGAAGAGAATGAGATAAAGGAGACTGCATCTGATTCATCTAATAAAAAACGCTATTCACCTGCCGTTTTACGATTAGCACAGGAACATAATATCGATTTAGAGTTAGTTGAAGGCACTGGCTTAGAATGTCGCATTACAAGGAAAGACCTGCAAAAACTCATAGAAAATGGGCAAATGCCGCAAAAAGATACTTCGGTTGTTGAAACTGTACCTCAAGTTGAAGAGGTAAAAACAGAGGCAAAGGTTAGAGATGTTTCTGTTCAAAGTGCTGTTGGAGCTGGTGATATTGAAATCCCTGTTTCGTCTATACGCCGCGCAATTGCGAAAAATATGGTCCGTAGCTCTCAAGAGGTCCCACATGCATGGATGATGATGGAAGTAGATGTTACCGATCTAGTGAGTTACCGAGATTCCATTAAAAATGAATTTAAAGCTAAAGAAGGCTTTAATATAACTTATTTCGCTTTCTTTATAAAAGCGGTAGCAAGAGCATTGAAAGAGTTTCCGATGATGAATTCTGTTTGGGCTGATGACAAAATTATTCAAAAGAAGGATATTCATATTTCAATTGCAGTAGCAACGGAGGATGCCCTATTTGTACCTGTCATTAAACATGCCGATGAGAAATCGATTAAGGGAATCGCAAAAGAAATCCACGAGCTATCAACAATTGTGCGAAATGGAAAACTTCGTTCAGAGCATATCCAAGGTGGCACATTTACTGTAAACAATACAGGTTCATTTGGCTCTGTCCAGTCTATGGGGATTATAAACCATCCTCAAGCTGCAATCATTCAGGTAGAGTCGATTGTAAAAAGACCAGTCATTATGGAAGGTGGCATGTTTGCTGCTCGTGATATGGTAAATTTATGTTTGTCTCTTGACCATAGAATATTAGATGGACTCATTTGTGGGAAATTTCTGAATCGAGTGAAAGAAATTCTCGAAAATGTAAATAAAGACTCGATGTCAGTCTACTGA
- a CDS encoding alpha-ketoacid dehydrogenase subunit beta, producing MAVISYIEAIQMAMKEEMERDERVFILGEDVGLKGGVFKATAGLYDKFGEYRVLDTPLAESAIAGVAIGAAMVGMRPIAEMQFADFIMPAVNQIVSEAAKIRYRSNNDWNCPLVVRAPFGGGIHGALYHSQSVEALFAGTPGLKIVIPSNPYDAKGLLKAAIRDEDPVLFFEHKRAYRLIKGEVPSDDYVVPIGKADVKREGEDITVITYGLAVNFAIQAAERLADDGIEAHILDLRTVYPLDKEAIIEAASKTGKVLLVTEDNKEGSIMSEVAAIIAEHCLFDLDAPIKRLAGPDVPAMPYAPTMEKYFMINPEKIEQAMRSLAAF from the coding sequence ATGGCTGTGATTTCATATATTGAAGCTATTCAAATGGCAATGAAGGAAGAAATGGAAAGAGATGAGCGTGTCTTTATTTTAGGTGAAGATGTTGGCCTCAAAGGTGGCGTATTTAAAGCGACTGCTGGACTGTATGATAAGTTTGGGGAATATCGTGTACTCGATACTCCATTAGCAGAAAGTGCAATTGCAGGTGTTGCAATAGGTGCAGCAATGGTGGGAATGCGTCCAATTGCCGAGATGCAATTTGCTGACTTCATTATGCCTGCTGTGAATCAGATTGTCTCAGAGGCGGCAAAAATTCGCTATAGATCAAATAATGATTGGAATTGCCCTCTCGTTGTTCGAGCACCATTTGGTGGGGGAATACATGGCGCACTGTATCACTCTCAGTCCGTGGAAGCATTGTTTGCTGGTACTCCTGGACTGAAAATTGTCATTCCTTCTAATCCTTACGATGCAAAAGGTTTGTTAAAGGCGGCAATACGAGACGAAGACCCAGTATTATTCTTCGAGCATAAACGTGCCTACCGTTTAATAAAAGGAGAAGTACCGTCTGATGATTATGTAGTACCTATTGGAAAAGCTGATGTAAAACGTGAAGGTGAGGATATCACGGTTATTACCTATGGTTTAGCAGTAAACTTTGCCATTCAAGCAGCAGAACGACTCGCAGATGATGGGATCGAGGCGCATATATTGGACTTGCGGACTGTTTATCCTTTAGATAAAGAAGCAATCATTGAAGCAGCAAGTAAAACTGGGAAAGTTTTATTAGTTACTGAAGATAATAAAGAAGGCAGCATTATGAGTGAAGTAGCTGCAATTATTGCAGAACACTGTTTATTTGATTTAGATGCACCTATTAAACGACTAGCTGGACCAGATGTTCCGGCTATGCCGTATGCACCAACAATGGAAAAATATTTCATGATCAATCCTGAAAAAATAGAACAAGCAATGCGAAGCTTGGCTGCGTTCTAA
- a CDS encoding thiamine pyrophosphate-dependent dehydrogenase E1 component subunit alpha — protein sequence MGVEKVQHQQLGLSDEQVLQMYETMLTARRLDERMWLLNRAGKIPFVISCQGQEAAQVGAAFALDHSKDYIAPYYRDMGVVLHFGMTPKDLMLSAFAKADDPNSGGRQMPGHFGQKKNRILTGSSPVATQIPHAVGVALAGKMRDQDYLAFVTLGEGSTNQGDFHEGANFAGVHKLPVIIMVENNQYAISVPIEKQLGCAKVSDRAIGYGMPGVTVDGKNPLEVYKVVKEAADRARRGEGPSLIETVTYRLTAHSSDDDDRQYRTAEDIAEGKANDPIKLFENYLIESKVATEDDLTKLNEKVMTIVNEATNYAENAPYAAPEDALKYVYEEGEES from the coding sequence ATGGGAGTAGAAAAGGTTCAACATCAGCAATTAGGACTTTCTGATGAACAGGTACTACAAATGTATGAAACGATGTTAACGGCAAGAAGACTAGATGAGAGAATGTGGTTGCTAAATCGTGCTGGTAAAATTCCATTTGTTATTTCTTGTCAAGGACAAGAAGCAGCACAAGTAGGAGCGGCATTTGCTCTTGATCATTCGAAGGATTATATAGCTCCATATTATCGCGATATGGGAGTAGTTTTACACTTTGGCATGACACCAAAGGATTTAATGCTTTCTGCGTTTGCAAAGGCGGATGATCCAAACTCGGGTGGACGCCAGATGCCTGGTCACTTTGGACAAAAGAAAAATCGCATTTTAACAGGTTCATCACCTGTAGCGACACAAATTCCCCATGCTGTTGGTGTAGCACTAGCAGGTAAAATGAGAGATCAGGATTACTTAGCATTTGTCACTCTCGGGGAAGGCTCAACAAATCAAGGAGACTTTCATGAAGGGGCTAATTTTGCGGGAGTTCATAAACTGCCAGTTATTATTATGGTAGAAAACAATCAATATGCGATATCTGTTCCAATTGAAAAGCAATTAGGCTGTGCAAAGGTTTCTGATCGAGCAATCGGATATGGAATGCCCGGGGTAACAGTAGACGGCAAGAATCCATTAGAAGTATACAAGGTTGTAAAAGAGGCGGCAGATCGAGCAAGACGTGGTGAAGGACCAAGCTTGATTGAAACAGTCACGTATCGATTGACAGCGCATTCATCAGATGATGATGATCGTCAATATCGTACGGCTGAGGATATTGCAGAAGGTAAGGCAAATGATCCGATTAAATTGTTTGAAAACTATCTAATTGAATCGAAGGTAGCAACAGAGGACGATCTTACAAAACTCAACGAGAAAGTGATGACGATTGTCAATGAAGCTACAAATTATGCGGAAAATGCTCCGTATGCAGCTCCAGAGGATGCACTGAAATATGTGTACGAGGAAGGAGAAGAGAGCTAA
- the lpdA gene encoding dihydrolipoyl dehydrogenase, with product MAHEYDLVILGGGTGGYVAAIRASQLGLKTAIVEKEQLGGTCLHKGCIPSKALLRSAEVYRQTINAKSFGVETPEVMLNFGQVQDRKKSIVEQLHNGVKALIKKGKIDVYHGIGRILGPSIFSPMPGTISVEMSGQENEMLLPKNVIIATGSKPRDLNGINVDGQTILSSDHALELEALPSSIIIVGGGVIGIEWASMLADFGVKVTVLEYGDRILPSEDLEVSNEMEKHLVKRGVEIIKNAELLSESIELKDGIRATVHTKGENRSLFAEKLLVAVGRVGNIDGIGLDNTEIECDSNFIKVNDVYQTKEKHIYAIGDVIGGMQLAHIASHEGIAAVEHIANGEKKQLDYTNVARCIYSYPEAASIGLTEEQAKNKGINIKVGKFPFKGIGKALVYGDAEGFVKIIADQDTNDLIGVHMIGPHVTDLISETALGMLLDATPWEIGETIHPHPSLSEIIGEAALAVEGRAIHF from the coding sequence TTGGCTCATGAATATGATTTAGTCATTCTGGGTGGTGGAACAGGGGGCTATGTAGCAGCAATTAGAGCCTCTCAGCTTGGACTTAAGACGGCCATAGTTGAAAAAGAGCAATTAGGTGGTACTTGCCTTCATAAAGGATGTATCCCAAGTAAAGCGTTACTTAGAAGTGCGGAGGTTTACCGTCAAACAATCAATGCAAAAAGTTTTGGGGTAGAAACACCAGAAGTGATGCTGAATTTTGGGCAAGTTCAAGATAGAAAAAAATCAATCGTAGAGCAGCTTCATAATGGCGTGAAAGCATTGATTAAAAAGGGGAAAATCGATGTCTATCATGGAATAGGTAGAATATTAGGTCCTTCTATCTTCTCGCCGATGCCAGGAACAATTTCAGTTGAAATGTCAGGTCAAGAAAATGAAATGCTGCTTCCGAAAAATGTCATTATAGCAACAGGATCAAAACCAAGAGATTTAAATGGGATAAATGTTGACGGACAAACGATTCTTTCATCAGATCACGCTTTGGAATTAGAAGCCCTGCCTTCTTCCATCATTATTGTTGGTGGAGGAGTCATAGGAATTGAATGGGCTTCAATGCTAGCAGATTTTGGGGTAAAGGTTACAGTTTTAGAGTATGGCGATAGAATTCTGCCAAGCGAAGATTTAGAAGTGTCAAATGAAATGGAAAAACACCTTGTAAAAAGAGGTGTGGAAATTATAAAAAATGCTGAATTACTTTCAGAATCCATTGAATTAAAGGACGGTATTAGAGCTACTGTGCATACAAAAGGAGAGAATCGATCCTTATTTGCAGAGAAACTTTTAGTAGCCGTTGGTCGTGTGGGTAATATCGATGGTATTGGATTAGATAATACAGAGATTGAATGTGACTCGAATTTTATTAAAGTGAATGATGTCTATCAAACAAAAGAAAAGCATATTTACGCGATTGGTGATGTTATCGGGGGGATGCAGTTAGCTCATATCGCGTCACATGAAGGAATTGCGGCAGTTGAACATATTGCTAATGGAGAAAAAAAACAGCTTGATTATACTAACGTTGCACGTTGTATTTATAGCTATCCTGAAGCCGCAAGTATTGGTTTAACAGAGGAACAAGCAAAAAATAAAGGGATCAACATAAAAGTAGGAAAGTTCCCGTTTAAAGGCATTGGTAAAGCTTTAGTGTATGGGGATGCTGAAGGATTTGTTAAAATAATAGCAGATCAAGATACAAATGATCTGATAGGTGTTCATATGATCGGACCACATGTAACCGATCTTATTTCAGAAACAGCACTGGGAATGTTACTAGATGCTACACCGTGGGAAATTGGAGAGACGATTCACCCTCATCCATCACTTAGTGAGATTATTGGTGAAGCTGCTCTTGCTGTAGAGGGAAGAGCAATTCATTTTTAA
- a CDS encoding Glu/Leu/Phe/Val dehydrogenase, whose amino-acid sequence MEIFKYLEKYDYEQVVFCQDKSSGLKAIIAIHDTTLGPALGGCRMWTYASEEQAIEDALRLARGMTYKNAAAGLNLGGGKTVIIGDPFKDKNEEMFRALGRFIQGLNGRYITAEDVGTTVSDMDLIHEETDYVTGISPTFGSSGNPSPITAYGVYLGMKAAAKEAFGDDSLQGRTIAVQGLGNVAYTLCEYLYKEGAKLVVTDINQKAIDRVVTDFDAIAVEPNDIYKQEVDIFSPCALGAIINDETIPQLKAKVIAGSANNQLKDSKHGDIIHEMGIVYAPDYVINAGGVINVADELYGYNRDRAMKRVETIYDSIEKIFEISKRDSIPTYLAANRLAEERIERLAKSRSQFLKNGKNILNGR is encoded by the coding sequence ATGGAAATCTTTAAATACTTAGAAAAATACGATTATGAACAAGTAGTTTTTTGCCAAGATAAATCTTCTGGACTGAAAGCAATAATTGCTATTCATGACACAACGCTTGGCCCTGCGTTAGGCGGTTGTAGAATGTGGACTTATGCATCAGAAGAGCAAGCAATTGAAGATGCACTTCGACTTGCTCGAGGAATGACTTATAAAAATGCGGCTGCAGGTCTAAACCTTGGTGGAGGTAAAACTGTTATTATCGGAGATCCCTTTAAAGACAAAAATGAAGAAATGTTTCGTGCATTAGGTCGTTTTATTCAAGGTCTAAATGGACGATACATTACAGCTGAAGACGTTGGAACAACAGTATCTGACATGGATTTAATTCATGAAGAAACGGATTATGTAACTGGTATATCTCCTACATTCGGTTCTTCAGGGAATCCTTCTCCAATAACAGCATATGGGGTTTACCTTGGTATGAAGGCTGCGGCAAAAGAAGCCTTTGGCGATGATAGCCTGCAAGGTCGAACAATTGCAGTTCAGGGACTTGGTAATGTAGCTTATACATTATGCGAATATTTATATAAAGAAGGCGCAAAATTAGTTGTAACAGACATCAATCAAAAAGCAATTGATAGAGTAGTTACTGACTTTGATGCTATTGCGGTGGAACCAAATGATATATATAAACAAGAAGTTGATATCTTCTCACCTTGTGCACTAGGGGCAATCATCAATGATGAAACAATCCCGCAATTAAAGGCAAAAGTGATTGCAGGGTCTGCGAATAATCAGCTAAAAGATTCAAAGCATGGCGATATAATTCACGAAATGGGTATCGTTTATGCACCTGATTACGTTATTAATGCAGGTGGAGTAATTAATGTTGCAGATGAATTATATGGTTATAATAGAGACAGAGCAATGAAACGAGTAGAAACAATCTATGATAGTATTGAGAAGATATTTGAAATCTCAAAACGTGATAGTATTCCGACATATCTAGCGGCAAATCGTCTTGCAGAGGAACGAATTGAGCGTTTAGCAAAATCCCGCTCTCAATTTTTAAAGAATGGGAAAAATATATTAAACGGAAGATAA
- a CDS encoding DUF2627 domain-containing protein encodes MARMLAFIVMLIPALMAGAGIKFMRDTLFGKLISPFPWLWLQFIIGIIFLVVGLGFFAGFLFHRDRKNGKIPPKVQ; translated from the coding sequence ATGGCAAGAATGTTAGCGTTTATTGTTATGTTAATTCCCGCATTAATGGCTGGAGCTGGAATCAAATTTATGAGGGATACATTATTCGGCAAATTAATCTCACCATTTCCTTGGTTATGGCTACAATTTATCATAGGCATCATTTTCTTAGTTGTTGGGCTAGGATTTTTTGCAGGCTTTTTGTTCCATAGAGATCGAAAAAATGGGAAAATCCCACCTAAGGTGCAATAA
- a CDS encoding glycerophosphodiester phosphodiesterase family protein, with protein sequence MTNRIPIFAHRGASGYALENTLKAFEKARKLGADGIELDVQCTKDNCLVVYHDLDLFRLTGLKKKITECTYEELLSYPLGKHFFRKFSKERIPTLQKVVEWANLYSMPLNIELKESLLNNQKAIIDGLKGLALPKGSHFSSFHDELLKLVKMQRPDAQTAIIVTKKFNWQELRQQSHIDAVHAHKKYYKPEYFKACSSVGKGLRYYAITGKEKFLANPDTSVIGWITDFPDTVANAEKSKNNKTDVQL encoded by the coding sequence ATGACAAACCGAATCCCTATATTTGCACACCGGGGAGCATCTGGTTATGCTTTGGAAAATACTTTGAAAGCCTTCGAAAAAGCTAGAAAACTAGGTGCTGATGGTATTGAGTTGGATGTTCAATGTACAAAGGATAATTGTTTGGTTGTATATCATGATTTAGACTTGTTTCGTTTGACTGGCTTAAAAAAGAAAATCACTGAATGCACTTATGAAGAATTATTAAGCTATCCGCTTGGAAAGCACTTTTTCAGAAAATTTTCAAAAGAACGGATACCTACATTACAGAAAGTAGTGGAGTGGGCAAATCTATACAGTATGCCTTTAAACATTGAATTGAAGGAATCACTGTTAAATAATCAAAAAGCAATTATTGACGGCTTAAAAGGATTGGCTTTACCAAAAGGAAGCCATTTTTCCTCATTCCATGACGAATTATTAAAACTGGTTAAAATGCAAAGACCAGATGCCCAAACTGCCATCATTGTAACAAAAAAATTTAACTGGCAGGAACTACGGCAACAATCCCATATTGATGCTGTTCATGCACATAAAAAATACTATAAACCTGAATATTTTAAGGCATGCTCTAGTGTCGGGAAGGGATTACGTTACTACGCTATAACTGGAAAAGAAAAGTTTTTAGCGAATCCTGATACCTCGGTAATCGGGTGGATTACTGATTTTCCTGATACTGTTGCTAACGCAGAAAAAAGTAAAAATAATAAAACAGACGTTCAATTATAA
- a CDS encoding DUF342 domain-containing protein, whose product MFIFANEFVEIIEENKKVFLKTMQPNFQLKEFDQLLRKYPRIRLTNFALLKNALGSESAQPVEIGQWLPVIELEISRDKMSANISLNETNEEVKNNQDTIKQNLNELLIRHQIIHGIKDIDLHKLITGKSYCIAEGTQPTKGEDAKITYLEIPERKPVIHEDGKANYFEMNFIFEIKEGDWLGEKIPPQPGIEGKNILGESVPAPFGNDEPLHYDPQAAYEVAENNKIVLYAAKNGAVENHQGLLTVNNHLNIDGDVGIATGNIEFDGSVSIRGTVNSGFSVYATGDISIESPEGVTGAKLIKSENGDIYIKGGIFGLGETEVKAGGSIFVRHVNDANLFAQNEIVIGFYSLGSYLVANTILLDANKGKIIGGKAVAKNTIVTAISGNRLERRTELVIESLSKQEAHDIIQEKAALLKSSREEALQLTVKVNEVNKHKSNLNRMQLQSLRILEEDLQKKKSYCEQIDKEIQQLIIDLKQIGKEEIMITKEANPGTSIQIGNKSSLLNKSTKGKFLIEFGELNV is encoded by the coding sequence ATGTTTATTTTTGCAAACGAATTTGTAGAGATTATTGAAGAAAACAAAAAAGTGTTCTTAAAAACAATGCAACCTAATTTTCAGTTGAAAGAATTCGATCAACTTTTACGTAAGTATCCAAGAATTCGATTAACCAATTTTGCACTCCTTAAAAATGCATTAGGGAGTGAATCAGCTCAACCGGTTGAAATTGGTCAATGGCTTCCTGTCATTGAATTAGAAATATCAAGGGACAAAATGTCAGCCAATATTTCGTTGAATGAGACGAACGAAGAAGTTAAAAATAATCAAGATACAATCAAGCAAAATCTAAATGAACTATTAATTAGACATCAAATTATTCATGGCATTAAAGATATTGATCTTCACAAGTTAATTACAGGAAAGTCATATTGCATAGCTGAAGGTACACAACCTACGAAGGGGGAAGATGCAAAAATAACCTATTTAGAAATTCCTGAAAGAAAACCAGTCATTCATGAAGATGGAAAAGCAAATTACTTTGAAATGAACTTTATTTTTGAAATCAAAGAAGGAGACTGGTTGGGAGAAAAAATTCCACCTCAACCTGGAATAGAAGGGAAAAATATTCTGGGAGAAAGTGTTCCTGCACCATTTGGAAATGATGAACCTCTTCATTATGATCCACAAGCTGCCTATGAGGTAGCAGAAAATAACAAAATTGTGCTCTATGCTGCCAAGAACGGGGCTGTAGAAAACCATCAAGGATTACTTACTGTTAATAATCATTTGAATATTGATGGTGATGTAGGAATAGCGACAGGCAACATTGAATTTGATGGTTCGGTTTCCATCCGTGGTACAGTAAATAGTGGGTTTTCTGTATATGCCACTGGAGATATCTCAATTGAAAGTCCTGAAGGGGTAACCGGGGCGAAATTAATTAAGTCGGAAAATGGTGATATCTATATAAAGGGTGGCATTTTTGGGCTTGGTGAAACGGAAGTGAAAGCAGGCGGCAGCATTTTTGTAAGACATGTGAACGATGCGAATTTGTTTGCACAGAACGAAATTGTTATTGGCTTTTATTCTTTAGGCTCCTATTTAGTTGCAAACACGATTTTGCTTGATGCCAATAAAGGAAAAATTATTGGTGGAAAAGCTGTCGCCAAAAATACAATTGTAACCGCAATTTCAGGAAACCGATTAGAAAGGCGTACTGAGTTGGTTATTGAAAGCTTAAGCAAACAGGAAGCCCATGACATAATCCAAGAAAAGGCTGCCTTGTTGAAGAGCTCACGTGAAGAAGCGTTACAGTTAACAGTCAAAGTAAATGAAGTAAATAAACATAAAAGTAATCTAAACAGAATGCAGCTTCAAAGTTTACGCATTTTAGAAGAAGATTTACAAAAAAAGAAATCATACTGTGAGCAAATCGATAAAGAGATACAACAACTTATTATCGATCTTAAGCAAATTGGAAAAGAAGAAATTATGATCACGAAAGAGGCAAACCCAGGTACCTCTATTCAGATTGGCAATAAATCCTCTTTACTTAACAAAAGTACAAAGGGGAAGTTTTTGATAGAATTTGGAGAGTTGAATGTATAA